The nucleotide sequence AAGTATTGCTTCTAATACTGACAGGGACAATCATGTGCAGCAAATAGCCCAGAATACAGTTGCTTTAAACATTAATTATCAgtgatatttttatgaaaatcacCTTATTGAAACATCGACCATAAATTCTGTTCTGAATAAGTTACAACTTTTACAATGCGTGGCATCAGAATTTAACATTAAGAGACAGCTTAGACGCCACGATAGAAAATTATTTGGACTCAGTGTGTTTAAATGTTTTGGTATAACGGAAACTaatacttttattaatttatttaaaaaagggaaaaaaaaaacttaaattttgaggCAAAGACGAAAACTCCatgtgaataataatttttatttaagtatataaaaatacttttaaatacatGACATGACGAATGCTAATTATAACGAAACATGAGTTCTATTAATAATGgcttcaataaaaaattacaagaatacAAAAATATTCTAGAAAAGCGAGTGCAAAGAGCCGTGGTTGCTGGAGCGTGATTGATGGAGTTTGGTTGCCGGAGCGTGGTTGCTGGATGGTGGTTGTTGGTGGTGAGCGTGGTTGCTGGATGGTGGTTGTTGGGGGGAGCGTGGTTGCTGGATGCTGGAGCGTGGTTGTTGGATGATGGTTGCTGGAGCGTGGTTGCTGGATGGTGGTTGTTGAGAGAAGCGTGGTTTCTGGAGAGTTGTTGCTGGATGGTGGTTGCTGGAGCGTGGTTGCTGAAGGGTTGTTGTTGTATCGTGGTGCTGGTTGCCGGAGCGTGGAGGTGAGCGTGGTGCTGGTAGCCGGAGCGTGGAGGTGAGCGTGGCGGGCGCAGGTGTCGGAGGACGTGGCGCTGGTGCCCACCTCGCGCCAGGAGCCCCCCGCGCCCCGCGGCGGCCGGGACCTGCTGGACCGAGTGCAGGGCTTCCTGCAGTCACACGACCTGCTGCTGTCCCTGCCGGGGGACAGCTCGCTGCGGCTGTCCGCGCGCGGCCTGGCGGACAACCAGCTGGACCTGAGCCTGCGCCTCGGCCAGCAGGAGGGTGAGTCGAGCTGGTATCCTCGAGCCAGGGCCATGGCTGCAGGCCCCGGAGCGAGCACTAGCCGGGGGACTGTGTCGCAGGTCGCCGCAGCAAGCTCAGGAAGATCATCACGCCCATCCTGGTGTTCGTGCTGCTCAAGGCCATTACCCTCATCCCGCTCTTCATCGGCGTGCTGGGGCTGAAGGCGTGGAACGCGCTGCAGCTGTCCTTCTTCTCGTTTGTGATCTCGGTGGCGCTGGCCATCTTCCAGCTGTGCCGCAAGATCGCGGCAGATGCGGCGCAGCAGCCGCAGATGGCGGCGCACGGAGGCTGGGACAGCTACGCGGCGGCGCGCGCGCTGGACCTGGCCTACCGCGGCCACGCCCCCTGACACCGCTACCCCTCTGTCCACTCACCCCCTGACCCTCTGAGCGCCTGTATTTATGTCCCTGCCGCCTGCGCAATAAACTGCTCTCCGAGCCCTCCCTACCACGTGGTTTCATTGGCCCCGCACCTTCATGCCTCCTGCACCCGCTACAGAACCTGCACAGCGAgtgtttattgacgtgataacgtcttataaatcgatgaaggccggctgcacgcacgaaaaaggcatgactcatgtcacgttccgcctgagacgagcgCGCAAAGAACCGGCCAAtcgccgtgcgagaaaatctatactaatattataaagctgaagagtttgtttggttgtttgtttgtttgtttgaacgcactaatctcaagaaccactggtccgatttgaaaaattctttcagtgttggatagtacatttatcgaggaaggctataggttatattatattatcaataacattagggatccttaccaaaagtccaatttagaatcaaatgcgttggagggggttagatacaacatgcagtacacgtacgaagtgtgtgtagacaatgccgcaggcgctagaagtttatttcctattgcctattaacattgttgccacgcactagatgccttaccattcttaattttcccatacaagtaaaaacacccgtgtgatattaacaacgaagcaatcagtaccctcatatagaatacatagagatagtgtgaggtatacatgtagatataaagagataaatacagatagagagatacatagatatataggactatagatgtagatagagttaaatatatattaagagacatggatagattatttgtatatatgtaactacttcaaacatattacaaaacaaaactgaatgaggcattgcaatgcatgccgagcattagatagataatggaatcttttcaatattagtaattccttatttctcagttttttttctatatggctttatagagtctagattacatacagaccaggtaaataactataaattggcaaaacaacgtctgtcgggatctgaaagtgatataaattattttgcactcttgacattcaaattaagaagacaattactaactacatctgatctctataCAGtcccccttcaccctgtgttcaaccCGGGCaatgctgggtactgcagctagtcttctataatatcaaacaggttaaggagggctttttaaaagcaggaattaaatttttttaaattattttgtccaatttcatcatttcaaattaacaatttattgacattacttgatttcagtttatttctataactaattgttcgtgattatgttcaaacaaattatttaaattaaatttgcaaaactgtaaataatatttgaaaattaaaaagtatgcaatttttcatcaatgctttcttatgacgttat is from Bacillus rossius redtenbacheri isolate Brsri chromosome 15, Brsri_v3, whole genome shotgun sequence and encodes:
- the LOC134539523 gene encoding uncharacterized protein LOC134539523, translating into MPTLPCLLLPLLLALCSALPAPGDVADDAARQLSKDCLRDKSGAACLQLALQEDSYQVSEDVALVPTSRQEPPAPRGGRDLLDRVQGFLQSHDLLLSLPGDSSLRLSARGLADNQLDLSLRLGQQEGRRSKLRKIITPILVFVLLKAITLIPLFIGVLGLKAWNALQLSFFSFVISVALAIFQLCRKIAADAAQQPQMAAHGGWDSYAAARALDLAYRGHAP